DNA sequence from the Litoribacterium kuwaitense genome:
TTCGCCATCACGCCGCTTGTCCATTGGGTAAAAACAGACATACTGCCATTTTGGAAGAATGGGCTTTAAGCGGTTTTGGATACGTGGATCTTCCTCAGGATTTTCGCTGCCGGAAGCCATATAATTTGAAAGCTCGACGACAGACACATAGGAGTATGCAGGCACGAGAAATTCTGCCAATGTCAATTTATTAAATGAAGTTTCGATGTCGTTTAACTCGTCCATTGTTGGGCGAAGTGTCATGAGAAGCAAGTCTGCTTTTTGACCAACAATTGTAAATAATCCGTGACTGCCTTTCTTTTCTTTCTGGACAAGATCAAGACGATCTAGCCATTCGTTGAACTCTTTAAGAATACCTGCCTGCTCATCACTTGTGAGTCGTTTCCAAGCAGTCCAATCGACCGTCCGAAAATCGTGGAGAACATACCAACCGTCAAATGTTTTTGCTGCTTCATTCATCTATGTTCAAACTCCCTTCAATAGTTTTAAAAGGTCAATGTATGATTTTAGGTTACGTCAATCATACTATATCACAATTACGAAAAGCGCCCAAAGCAAGGGAGCATGATGTCACAGAACGTATACAACTTTGCCGGAATTAAAGGAGAATGATTGCCCTGTGTGGTTTTGTCTTATGAAGCAAGAACTTGTGAAAGCCTATACAATACGTTTTTGCTTATAAAAGTCTCTTTTCATTCGTTCGGAAAAGGGGTATGGTGAGGTAGATATTTGTTTCAATAAAGGAGGCCTTTAAAGGTATGGAAGGTTGGTTTCAGTCCGTCAAAGAGAAAGCATCACGTCAAAAAGCAACCATCGTATTTCCGGAAGCGCAAGATGAGCGGATTTTACAGGCCGTCAGTCAATTGCAAAAAGAAGGCGTTGTTTCACCTCTTTTAATTGGAAATGAGGCAAGTGTACAAGCTGCTGCGGAAAAATCTGGTATCGATCTTGGAGGAATTCAAGTATATGATCCAGCGACTTATGATGATATGGATCGTCTAGTCGAAGCGTTTGTTGAGCGGAGAAAAGGGAAAGCAACGGAAGCACAGGCTCGCGACATTTTAACGAATGTAAACTATTTTGGGACGATGCTCGTTCACTTAGGTATCGCCGACGGCTTAGTGAGCGGGGCGACGCATTCGACTGCAGATACCGTTCGGCCTGCATTACAAATCATTAAAACAAAGCCAGGTGTCAAAAAAACATCGGGTGTTTTTTTCATGGGCAAAGGAACCAATACTTATGTTTTTGCAGATTGCGCCATTAATATTGCCCCTGATGCAGCTGATTTAGCAGAAATTGCGCGGGAAAGCGCGCAAACAGCGGAGTTGTTTGGCGTTGATCCACGCGTTGCGATGCTGAGTTTTTCTACAAAAGGATCGGCTTCTTCTGAAGAAACAGAGCGTGTAGCTGAAGCAGTTCGGATCGTGCATGAGCAAGCTCCGGAGCTCGTTGTGGATGGAGAATTTCAGTTTGACGCAGCGGTCGTTCCGGCGGTTGCTCAAAAGAAAGCACCAGATTCTCCAATTCAAGGAAATGCAACAGTTTTCGTATTCCCGAGTTTAGAGGCGGGGAACATCGGCTATAAAATTGCCCAACGTTTTGGGGAATATAGTGCAGTTGGTCCAATACTCCAAGGCTTGGCAAAACCGGTTAATGACCTGTCGCGCGGTTGCAGTGCCGAGGACGTCTACCGACTAGCTTTATTGACGGCCGTTCAGTCTAGTCAAAATGATTGATTATAGAAAAACCAGCCATTATTGCTCGTGGCTGGTTTTTTAGCGTATGTTGCGTATATCATTGTTTAAATCAGGTGTTGAGAGATGCTTTCATTTCTTGTGACCAATCGCTTTTTGTAATAAACGAATCGATCGTGTTCAGATTCCGAAAGAGATTCGTAGGCAAGCGAGGCGCCGTTTTCATGTAGAACATCTGCGAGAAGTGACATGAGGGAAGTGACAGTTAATTTTTGTCCGGTGAGCTCTTCCAAAGAACCCATCACTTCTGGCTGAAGATTAGGAATCGAAGCCAATGGCTTACCATTTGCAGCTTTTTTATAAATGTCCTGGATGAACCTTGCTCGGGCGCTCCCGCTGCCGGATATACAGAGGTACACTTGGACTGCTACAGCACCACGAATACGCCTTTGGGAGATGCCGGCAAATTTTCTGCCGTTGATGCTTAAGTCATAACTTCCCGGACAATAGGAACCTTTAATTTCGCCAACCTCAAAATCGATGTGGCGAGTTTGAAGAGCTTTATGGAGAAGCGCGACCATGGTGTCGTAGCCAGTGGAGATCGAGCTCTTTTTCGCTTCTTTCATAATCATGCTGACATTTAAAACGGCAGAATCTAATGCAACGGCGAGGCCGCCCGAATTGCGAACGACGACATCAGTGTTTTGGTCGTGGATATAGCGAATCGCCTCTACAATGTTTGGCAGTCGTGCATCTTGAATGCCAAGAACAACCGTTGGCAAGTGAACCCATCCGCGCAGGATAGGGGGACTTCCATTTTTCCCAACCGACTCACAAAGTGTATCATCATATGCAAACGAATCAATGGCACGAAACGATGGATTTGGTGTCGTTTGATCAATGAGTCTCCACATTGCAGTTTCTTTTAAGTCCATATGCAGTCAAACTCCCTTCGCCCATATATCATATACCGAAAGGGGCTGATGGGAAAGAGGATCTCCTTTTTCTTGCTGGGCATACTCAAAATTTAAAAACCACTTCCTCGTAGTACAAGGAAGCGGTAGCTTTAAAAAGTATACGGACTACTAGCTAGGAGGCCTGACGTAGAAGTGTAGTCAAGGTTAACGACGCATTGACATATGATCTTCGCTAAGCTGATTCATTTTATCATCCAGTCGCTGACTTAAATCGACGAGCTTTGGGTCTTGAAGATTGTCGAGCGATTGATAAAGCTTGTACATTTCTTTTCGAAGCAATTCAATCTCGTCAGTTAAATGGATCACACTTCTCACAAGATATGCCTCC
Encoded proteins:
- a CDS encoding lipoate--protein ligase family protein, whose product is MDLKETAMWRLIDQTTPNPSFRAIDSFAYDDTLCESVGKNGSPPILRGWVHLPTVVLGIQDARLPNIVEAIRYIHDQNTDVVVRNSGGLAVALDSAVLNVSMIMKEAKKSSISTGYDTMVALLHKALQTRHIDFEVGEIKGSYCPGSYDLSINGRKFAGISQRRIRGAVAVQVYLCISGSGSARARFIQDIYKKAANGKPLASIPNLQPEVMGSLEELTGQKLTVTSLMSLLADVLHENGASLAYESLSESEHDRFVYYKKRLVTRNESISQHLI
- the pta gene encoding phosphate acetyltransferase; this encodes MEGWFQSVKEKASRQKATIVFPEAQDERILQAVSQLQKEGVVSPLLIGNEASVQAAAEKSGIDLGGIQVYDPATYDDMDRLVEAFVERRKGKATEAQARDILTNVNYFGTMLVHLGIADGLVSGATHSTADTVRPALQIIKTKPGVKKTSGVFFMGKGTNTYVFADCAINIAPDAADLAEIARESAQTAELFGVDPRVAMLSFSTKGSASSEETERVAEAVRIVHEQAPELVVDGEFQFDAAVVPAVAQKKAPDSPIQGNATVFVFPSLEAGNIGYKIAQRFGEYSAVGPILQGLAKPVNDLSRGCSAEDVYRLALLTAVQSSQND
- the hemQ gene encoding hydrogen peroxide-dependent heme synthase translates to MNEAAKTFDGWYVLHDFRTVDWTAWKRLTSDEQAGILKEFNEWLDRLDLVQKEKKGSHGLFTIVGQKADLLLMTLRPTMDELNDIETSFNKLTLAEFLVPAYSYVSVVELSNYMASGSENPEEDPRIQNRLKPILPKWQYVCFYPMDKRRDGEDNWYMLPMDERRELMYSHGKIGRSYAGAVKQIISGSVGFDDWEWGVTLFSQDVLQFKKLVYEMRFDEVSARYGEFGSFYVGQRLPVEDIASYFHV
- a CDS encoding aspartyl-phosphate phosphatase Spo0E family protein, whose product is MRSVIHLTDEIELLRKEMYKLYQSLDNLQDPKLVDLSQRLDDKMNQLSEDHMSMRR